The region gttgtgtgtatatatatatatatatatatatatatatatatatatatatatatatatatatatatatatatatatatatatatatatatatatatatatatatatatatatatatatatatatatatatatatatgtgcttGTTGTGTCACACAGTGTGGCGTCGGCGAAGACGGCGGCGTGTTGAATGAGGTCAGGGAAGTAGGGCAGAAGCGACCGTGGAAGGTTTCTGTGAATACCCATAACCACCAAAGCGGGTCAGTGGTCTCTTCTGAGACGTTTCAGGCGCAGTCAACAATCAATCATCGACAAGCTAGCGTATGAAAAAGTGCAAGGACATAAAAGGCAGGCTATGTCTTTTATCAGATGCCGCATTAATCAGATGATCACCCGAAGCGACGCCGACGGCTGCACATGGCAGGAAGTTGAGCAGATGAGCTGAGATGACCCTGTGGAGATGCGTTGTCGCACTTCTCCTCAGCATCCAGCGTGAGtatttattattcttcttcttcttccctgcCATCTGACATCTCTATTTCCGTCCCTCCCTCTCCGACAGGACGCGGCCCGCTCCTCGCCGGCTGCCAAGTCTTTGACGCCAGCCTGGGCAACGTGAGCGTGGAGCCGCCTTCGCCCTTTGCGCTGGGCTCCGACCTGACGGTGTACTGCCACGTCGCGGCTTGCCAGTGGAGGTAGGAATCCCCCAAATGGTCATTAAATTACAAAGTCATTGAACTGGTAATGGAACAGCTCACTCATAAACACTGTTGTATAACTTACCTACAAAAAATTATTAGTTATCATTACTAGTTACTTTCTGAATGACACCTTGTTAAATTActccttgttaaaaaaaactttaagccaattacttttttttaatcatcatagttactagttactttccCAAGATAGTAACTGAAGTTATTACTCTGAAAAAGTCATTACTTCTAGTCATtagtttactttaaaaaaatagttagTTACCTGTTACTTTCCCAAGATAGTAACTGAACTTATTACTTATAAAAAGTCATTACTTGTAGTCATTagtttacttaaaaaaaagtagttaGTTACCTGTTACTTTCCCAAGATAGTAACTGAACTTATTACTTATAAAAAGTCATTACTTCTAGTCATTAgtttacttttaaaaagtagTTAGTTACCTGTTACTTTCCCAAGATAGTAACTGAACTTATTACTTGTAAAAAGTCATTACTTCTAGTCATTAgtttacttttaaaaagtagTTAGTTACCTGTTACTTTCCCAAGATAGTAACTGAACTTATTACTCAGAAAAAGTCATTACTTGTAGTCATtagtttactttaaaaaaagtagTTAGTTACCTGTTACTTTCCCAAGATAGTAACTGAACTTATTACTTGTAAAAAGTCATtagtttactttaaaaaaaagtagttaGTTACCTGTTACTTTCCCAACAAAAGAATGAAACTAGAACGGGAATAACTCCTTCATAAACCAATTTAGCGCTTTGGAAAAGTgatgagtagtagtagtagtagtagtagtagttactagttactaggACTCAGTGTGGAAAGCAGTAGTAGTGTGTAGTACTTTTAGGATTCTGAGATGGTGTTATTTTGGGGGAAAGAGCGTGAgacatgtgacaggaagtgtgtttaGCTGAGTTGCCAGATGTTGGATGAGATGATGATGTGGTGTAAATATCGATACGGCGGTTTGGTTTCTGCAGGTCCAAAATCACCTTGATGTTCAACGAGATGCCCGTGGGTCTCTGGAAGAGGGACACGTGCAGCCCGGCGATATTCCGCCTGTCCAACGTGCGGCTGCCGCTGTCCGTGGTGCAGTGCACGCTGCAGAAAGACGGACAGTCGTATCTCGTCGGCGGAGCGGACCTGCTTGGTGGGCGTATGTATGCTTGGTTGCCACGGTGACGCTGTCAAAGTGAAAGGGGGTTTCAACAGAAAGAGCAAAAAACAGACTTTTTGAAGTTCTCCCATCATGTTGAAGTCCCCCCAGATAAACCCCGAAACGTCACCTGTGCCACCACAAGGCAGTCAGACCGGGTGGAGTGCTCATGGTGGCGAGGACGCGACGCCCACATTCCCACTTCCTACAACGTGTCGCTCAGCAGGTGCTGGCGTTCATCTGGCTAGCTTCTTTGCAGGCCGACGCTAACGTTCCAACACGTCTGCAGGGCACAACGCACCATCGCTCGTTTCAACCTGAGTCAGGACGACCGCCGCCGCCTCGTCATAAATTCAACTCTGTTTGATGCCAACGAAACATATCAGCTGATCGTCACTGCTAGCAACCACTTGGGAGCCGTCCAGTCTGATCCATTTACGTTCAACCTCAACGATATCGGTGAGCGTGTGTGGTGCTcctagcacctagcatgtttttggaatgtgggaggaaaccggagtacccggagaaaacccacgcatgcacaaggagaacatgcaaacttcatatagagatggccgagtgtggaatcgaactcgggtctcctcgctgtgaggtctgcacgctaaccactcgaccgatcattattcatttttaattaaaaaaaagttacagaGGCACATATgtactaaatatgcttttttaacatgattagagccctccatacataaaataacacccctatagtcacttttacactcctattacccaatatagtagtacaataacaatataatactaCAAATATACCCCAGTTTGGATTGTTTCCTgtattttaagttaaaaaagaaaatcctctccagttgaaaaatgttaaaattaacataattttcCCGCACGGGTGGTGctggcggtagagtggttaaaatgcgggcctcacagctaggagacccgagttaaattccaccctcggccatctctgtgtggagtttgcatgttctccccgtgcacgcgtgggttttctccacattccaaaaacatgctaggttaattagccactccaaattgtccataggtatgaatgtgagtgtgaatggttgtttgtctatctgtgccctgtgattggctggccaccagtccagggtgtaccccgcctctctagcccgaagacagctgggataggctccagcacccccacgacagtatcactcggatactgtgaacatccagcagcaacacaacattttggcatgactactattttgatgaaaaatatactgaaccagggctgcacagcggccgggtggttagcacacaggcttcacagctaggagacccgagttcaattccatcctcggccatctctgtgtggagtttgcatgttctcactccggtttcctcccacattccaaaaacatgctaggccaccagtccagggtgttttgTGTCGGACTTCAGGTTGGTTTCTTTGTACTCACAGTCGTGCCACAGAGCCCTCGCATCGAGCACGTCGACTTCGGGAATGACTCCACGTCAGCGGCCATCTTGCGGTGGAAGACCCTGGATCCTTTACGACACCTCCGAGCCTCCGTCAGACTCCGCCAGGCTAACGGCCCCTGGGTAGGGTCGCCGTGTTGTGTTCCGCTTGAACCACCGTGACGTCCGTGTCGTCGTCGTGCAGGGCGTGAGGGGCGCCGTCGGGCTCGGCGAGGATGCCGTACGAGTTGACGGCCTGGAACCTCTGACGGAGTACGAGTTCCAGATGAGAACATGTAACTCCACGGGTCAGCGGTCGCTCTGCAGCCAATGGAGTCCATCGGTGACGAGGCGAAGCCCTGGAAAAGGCCAGATTTACAACGCCGTCTCGCTATCGTTTTCACTGTAAAGTCGTTCAGGAGGAAGGATGGCGTTTGAGAACGTGGACCTTTACATTGTACAGTGATATAGTATAGTACTGATGTGGAACCCTGGCGGACTAGCGCTAGTACCTGGTAGCATGGGATGTGTCAATGCCGAGTAGCGAGGAGCGTAGCTGGTAGCGTTGACGTGTTTGAGATCAGCAATGTGGTTATTTCATGCtgattgtgtttttatcttCAGGCCCGTCTAAGCCGCTGAGTGCTTGGAGGACGTTGCGCAATCACAAGACCAGTTCGCTGCAGACGGTGACTGTGTTATGGAAGGTACTGTTCCActttctctattttttttttacacaaatacacCACACGATGGAAATAAATATCATTAGAAACTAGAAGACAATGGCTGTGTACTACATAGTACtaccatgcccatactatccacagaCAGACAGTAAGCAAAGCGTGTACACTACAGTGTACTATATgacaacccacaatgcattgcgctcctaccagAGCTGAAATCGATTAAAACTGAAGCcaatttcactttagctctgaACTCTTTCAATAcataactttattgagattttttttaaatcaggcgaCAAAGTGGCTGTTTGGATCTCGAGTGTGCCGTGTCATTTATTTGTCCGAATACAAACCGTTTACTTTTATTTCACTCGGACcaattcggcaaaatttaagctagtgTTTAAGTGAGCTATGCACTtttggttattttcacaaaattaaaCCCCCCCCATTACTTTTCTCATACTggcttattatttttatatttatatttacacattatatatgtttattattattattatgtgtgcttgcgtcccttttttcaggaacactttgtaaacaacagacagccatgatgccaggttgtatgtcgagtttaaatgaaatactttggaaagaacgagCGGGCCGttttcaaacacttggcggaccagatgtggcccccgtgccggagtttgcccacccctgcaataAACCGTAGTGATAAATcagtgcttttactttgaaaacaggaagcgatatatcctgcttgacaatGTTGTGGGAGTAGTAAGCCGATGATACATActcatactcaacatttctatattttaggggggggcttcagaccccctaaaatgttcttaagcctcccgaagtaatttgatatttttatggaattttttgattgatttttttttttttttttacaaaaaagtatctgacaaatttcatataatagggcaaaagcaggctaataagctagccaataagcaggctgaATTTAGTAGGCTAAATTttggtaatagtaataatcagaagaagaataatgatggctaataaataatataataatgattattatataattgatgacGGTCcattggacagaatggttgcagagctttgTGTATACTTGTACtcgtgtacatttaatggtggccttaaaatatttttacagtatctctactaaatctgtccaaaagtgggaaagttatatcccgcttcttgttccttatttgttttttttttggctatttttgaatgtctactccattcattcatatcctgtgcatctccaggggctAAACGCCGTTTCAAAATGTGTCCAGAAGGGGGAGTAGTTGAGTAGTTTATCCCACAAAAAGCAGCAGAATTTGGAGTTCTTTGCATTACATtactatagaacaggggtgggcaaactttttgactcgcgggccgcattgatatgacaaaatttatgggggggggggggcagactatatattttacacgtaacagtccacctggtattattgtatctgtaaaattgtcatgcaatctgctattattatttattattttatatttatatttaaatattttaaaaataataaaatattataataattacaataaaattaaaattataattattatattattattatgtaaaatatgcaaatataacaataatattatatataattaatataataattagcattaatataataatcataatacttctaataataattataataatctaataatctaacaataacaataattattattattataattattattattattattatgtgcttgtgtcctgtttttcaggagcactttgtaaacaacagaccatgtcaaacaacgaaattgatacaaccatcaaaaggttggctcaggccatgatgccaggttgtatgttgactttaaatgaaatactttggaaagattgggcgggccgtattcaaacacttggcgggccagatgtggcccccgggccgtagtttgcccacccctgctatagaagTATGTCCCAAATGTGGTACAATATGAAGTTCTAGCAACATTTCTCAGATAAATACCCCTCCGATGTAATAACATTTGGAATTCctccaaaatgaataaaatcaattaaCTATTGGGTTTTCTCGCCACTTGTGGTTGCGTGTGTAGGCCCTACCTCCGGACCAGTACAGTGGAGAAGTGGAAGGTTACCAGATCTCCCTGGGCCGGGatcccaaacaggaagtgagctgTGGCGCCTCTCTGAGCCAGTGTTCCCTTCAGGTGCCGGCAGACGTTCCTGCTCTGGGGGTCAGTGTCGTCACCACTTTCGGAAGGTCGCCCCCTGCAGATGTTCTCCTCACACTGTCAGGTCAACACAtaatcacgcacacacacaaacgcaacaCGGCTAAAAGAGGCTaaaacattgttgttgttgtttcttagGTGACCCCGGGCCTGCTGTCAGGCTACTGGCACCTGTCGCTAACGGCAGCGCTGTTCTGGTCTCCTGGTCGGGGACAGAACTGGGGCTGGGGCCCAGaccaggaagaaaagaaaaaccaGAGTACTACGTGACGGAGTGGACGAGTGTGCCCGTGGGCGAGCTGCAGTGGCAAAAAGTGACAAACGATAAAGACAACATCACCATCACAGGTACCAGGTAGCAGCAGCGACCTCCTGTGGACAAGTTGAGGATGACAGCCATGCTTTGTGTTTTCAGGTCTGATGGCGGGTGTGAGGTACAAGATCTCTCTGTACGCTGTAACCGGCAGGGGCGTCAGCGCACCATCTTCTGTCCTGGTCTACTCCAAAGAACTCGGTGATTAAAGCTGCTTTGCACTCTGTGGACAAAAGTATCACtcgttattatattttttattattataatcaagtattttttttttgcataaaatgtAACAGAGACTTTTGTCTCCCACCTTGACTGTTCCAGTACCAATCTCTGGTCCCCTTGTGTCAGTGCTGATCCACAAGACCGGACGGATTCAGATCCAGTGGGACGACCCCGCGGTGGAGCAGCAGCGAGGCTTCATCACCAACTACACCGTATATCTCCGGAAGATGGACGTCCGCAGCGAAGAACTCTCAGGTTTCTTCTCTTCCAACTAAACATTACTATCCTCACAAGGTCCGTGTCATCCAGATCTCATATGGGAGCtcgttagaccaggggtgtccaaagtgcggcccgtggCACAATGTAAAAATCCTtctaagaccttctaaatagggctcttagcattattagagccctgtagatatgatggtaatggtaatggtaatggtttaatttcattagaacatgcatcagattccaattgagtgcatcccataatcagttcccagttccacatgtccaaaaggagtaggaagaagcaaagcttattaaatcctacccctccatctggtacttttacaatcactaactgttacatttgttcacttcctgctttcctaatatagtttaagttttttttttactttattttataaaatgtttgtaaaaatttttatttttttcttttcttttattcatttattttactgttacatttgttcacttcctgctttcctaatagtttttttactttattttataaaatgtttgtaaaaaatgtttttatttttttcttttatttattttttattttattttattcatttattttactgttacatttgttcacttcctgctttcctaatatagtttttttttactttattttataaagtttgtaaaaaaatatattttatttattttttctttttattcatttattttactgttacatttgttcacttcctgctttcctaatatagtttaagtttttttaactttattttattaatttaaaaaaataataaatttttgtcccgtaccaaagtactgggtgatatgagcatccaatgccataatgtgtaccatagtgcgtgtcaatatagtgatatatatagcacatcatgactggttcaagactcttcatccttggatttagcaaacatcaactgcttgtattgtttcttcaattggctcatcgttgtgcattgtttgatttccttactcaatccattccatagtttgattccacatactcaaATGctatgtcattttagaaataaggagttagtatgttctctgtaggcggcattatgaattatccttactggcctttctGATGTTGTCTTTCTTCCGACAGTGACACTGTCCGCGTCCGGTCCCAGAGCGACATGGCTGGATTGTCCCGAAGGATCGCTGGTTCTGCAGATGTCCGCCTCCACCTCAGCTGGAGAAGGCCAGCGTGGGAACGTGATCTCCTCTCAGCCCGTGGACACTGCAGGTACGTATACCCCGGTTTACAAAGCGGCTCCCAACTAAAAGACATGAATGATGGTGTCTTGTAGTTGGACTGGCCGCGCTGGTGTTCACCATCGTGGTCTTCAGTGCGGTACTGGTCCAGCTCCTGTGTTGGCGCTGTGTGAGGAAAAGGTATTGCTGTCCCAAAACTTTTGCCTGTGGGGTGTTCTACCTTCACTATGTAATACatgccctgtgtgtgtgtgtgtgtgtgtgtgtgtgtgtgtgtgtaaggatGAAAGAGACGTGTGCATCCTGGTTGGTTCCAAGTCTGCCCAAAGCAGGAAATAGCCGAGCCATCAAACTACTGCAGGTATTATAATACTACgaatagtagtatagtataatcaatcaatcaatcaatcaatcgatcGATTGATTATAAGTGGTGCAGGCGTATCTAATGAAGTCATCATATTTCTCTCCAGCTGGATATAAGTGAGCCGTCCTTCTCGTATACCGACAGCGACCCCCCGCTGTCACCCCTCAGTTGCATCTCCGATGAGGACGTGTACCCCTCCGTTCCTGACGACGAGCCCACAACGCAGACATCCTTGCTGGAGACGGTCGCTATGGCGACGCTCACAGATGGATATAAACCTCAGTTGGCCGGAGCGGCACAAGGAGCCCAGACAGCGGAGTTGGACGAGGGGTCGGGGGAGTGGACGGAAGAGGACACACATTCAGGTGGATTCGGGTTGCTGGTTAACTTCCTCGCTGTTGTGGAGTCGGATTCCTCCGAAACGCACGCCAACTCGAGATGGGAGGCTGAAAGCGTCGTGGGAGACGACGTCGCCGCTGTGGTTTTAAAGGAACTTCGTGACGTCGTGGGTCCTCGTGATGCCGTTTGCTGCTATCGGTCTCCAGTGGATGCCGGGCACACCAGCGGATACGTTCCACAAAGCGCTGGTGGATGCTCTCAGCCTGCTTGCCGGCAGTAACCAGGGAACCCGACCCCCGGTAAAGTCAGCCATGCGGCATTACAGCACCTTTCTTTTAACCACGTGCTGAAACATCATGTGACACAAACGTACACGTACACCCTCTTTTACGGCCCCAGCCATCATAAACACAAAGTAGTATGCCTTCTTTATCAATGgaaaattgtgagtgtgaatggttgtttgcctaaatgtgccctgtgattggctggccaccagtccagggtgtaccccgcctctcgccccaagacagctgggataggctccagcacccttgttcTATTTTCCTAATTCCTTTGCtagctattgtctcatcagtgtcACCTCGCTGACATGTGACCAGCgtagaatattaataataataataattgaaaattaATAATTGTATGAATGCAATATGAACATGAAttcatatgaatataaaaatgtcagtgtaacccctcgtgaggaaaagcggtataaaatgaatgaatgaatggaaaaaatctGTTTACTAACTTTCGAATCcgctttgtaacattattagaggcctccaaacatgaaataacacccctatagtcacctttacactcctactcaccaatatagtagacataataaatagAAAAGACTCCTACTTCCCCGTGTTAGGTTGATTTTTATTCaggattattgtgtctgttgtgagctgcaataaaagctcgTGGTTCCGCCAAAAACCAAGTccggtgcttgtgtatctcagcCGACATTACAGTACCATTACTGAGTGAATCGTCGCAACCTCTTTCGGTGtagttgtattttacttcatttagacaatgaaaacaatggaaCATTTGccgtacatcaggggtctcaaacacgcgcggcccgcgggccaaatgtggcccgcaggacactagtttgagaccccccgccttgatatgaaagtttaatgtttgatatggatatggtatcatgtacccagaaaaaaatgattacgtttgattcatgttcatgttaaaggttaaataactgttaatagttatcctccctatatgtgtggaagtggtaagttttggctatttaagttgaaaggaaataacttgaaggctaccgtttaggtggctagctctctagtttgcgagttagcatgtgtctcaagacgctgcggttgcgcaatatgttgtaaataaaaagagtataaatgtgactatagtcgtgttttgtcatgtctacagggctctaataatgctttgttcattttaatatgaaaaaaatcatttgtttacacaccaactatatgtgctttcttaagttatttattactgattgattttctttattcttgatttgtttatttttttttatttattttttttgtatatttttctgtttttaataaatgtgttttttttggggggaaaacctgatgcggcccagccttgcccagaccctagctccagtggcccccaggtaaattgagacATTTTTGGAGTTtatgtataatattaattatgaattgTTGTGTGACCTTTCTAGTAATGACTGTGTAGTATTTTATCGACTACACAACAGCGAGACAAAAGTCCAAAAGTCACCACATGTAGGTTGGCTACTTCCTGTCCTGCTGTCAACGTTCCGTTCACGATGAGGAACTCTCAGCCCTTTCTCGTTTCCCATCGTGTGTGCGCCCGCGCGTTTAGCTTTGCTTCCTCCATTGCGAGTTAGCGTCGTCACGTGACACGTCTCATGCCGAGGAAGTAGTGACTGCGGCTCGCGGAGTATTTTGGTGAGTACACGACCTCGTTGTCTGTCTATGTAGTACTTTTTACTTTCTTTGTTTCTCCCTGAAGGGCGGCGCGGACACGCATGCGAACACATGGCGGCAGGTTCCCCGTCGTGGAGTACAGTGTCTGTCCTCACGTTGCTGCCACTACTGCATCTCTGGACAGGTGATGTCATACTTTGGAAATACATTCAAGCGTGTAGAAATACACACACTTGTGATATGCTTACAGTAATTTCCATCACGGTTATTTATAAGATTGAGGTATTTAAGGACGTAACCACGCTGTTGATGTTGATTCCCCTTTGCTTCCTGTACCAACCTAAATGCTAAACACGTttatttgtgttcaaaataagttcTGAAAGTACTtttcaagtttttatttttatccaggTATTTttaaaggactttttttttctcccctacGTTCACGCCACACCAGCTgtgctagctactagctactaacCGGCTAGCCACTGCCTCAGGCGGCcattgctgcttttgtttttgactttggaaaagttAACGCTAGGTGTTCCTTTCTATGTAGTGAAGTTCCCAAAAATACTGTTCAAAGTATGAAATGTTGTCATAAATCTAcctgctacagtaaacctcggatatatcggattcaattgttcccactggttttgtccgagataagcgaaatccgttatatgcgtataccggaaaatgtccgttttacgcatatatgggatttatatccggtatatgcgtgaatgggattttatccgttataaaaaggcacttccttgactatgtttccaatgtacctggcaacgctgcaaatgacgtcgtatagcggcctgtcacgattcggcgaatcggagcgagggaaatttcatggaaatgcattggaacgggactggagattttgtccgaaataggcgaaatccgttataaaaaaatccgatatatgcaatgaatttttattggaaatgcattacagaaaaatcggttcttttttatctgtccgttgtgagcgaatttccgatatatccgagtccgatatatccgaggtttactgtactacatgCTCACAGTGTTGTATAATAGCTCCCTTCTTTTGCTAATTGGTGTGTCCCATTAATTACATGCATTAATTAAATATGCGGAAAGTTTGGTAGCCCCAAATATTCATTAACAAAGATAATGGTGAGGGTCTGGATAAAGGTGtacatgtaaaaatgtgtttacttgaTGGTATTGTTGGCTGCACTACTACGAcatttatcaattttttttgttcatcatCCTAGGTGA is a window of Doryrhamphus excisus isolate RoL2022-K1 chromosome 5, RoL_Dexc_1.0, whole genome shotgun sequence DNA encoding:
- the LOC131129403 gene encoding interleukin-12 receptor subunit beta-2-like yields the protein MTLWRCVVALLLSIQRRGPLLAGCQVFDASLGNVSVEPPSPFALGSDLTVYCHVAACQWRSKITLMFNEMPVGLWKRDTCSPAIFRLSNVRLPLSVVQCTLQKDGQSYLVGGADLLESERGFQQKEQKTDFLKFSHHVEVPPDKPRNVTCATTRQSDRVECSWWRGRDAHIPTSYNVSLSRAQRTIARFNLSQDDRRRLVINSTLFDANETYQLIVTASNHLGAVQSDPFTFNLNDIVVPQSPRIEHVDFGNDSTSAAILRWKTLDPLRHLRASVRLRQANGPWGVRGAVGLGEDAVRVDGLEPLTEYEFQMRTCNSTGQRSLCSQWSPSVTRRSPGKGPSKPLSAWRTLRNHKTSSLQTVTVLWKALPPDQYSGEVEGYQISLGRDPKQEVSCGASLSQCSLQVPADVPALGVSVVTTFGRSPPADVLLTLSGDPGPAVRLLAPVANGSAVLVSWSGTELGLGPRPGRKEKPEYYVTEWTSVPVGELQWQKVTNDKDNITITGLMAGVRYKISLYAVTGRGVSAPSSVLVYSKELVPISGPLVSVLIHKTGRIQIQWDDPAVEQQRGFITNYTVYLRKMDVRSEELSVTLSASGPRATWLDCPEGSLVLQMSASTSAGEGQRGNVISSQPVDTAVGLAALVFTIVVFSAVLVQLLCWRCVRKRMKETCASWLVPSLPKAGNSRAIKLLQLDISEPSFSYTDSDPPLSPLSCISDEDVYPSVPDDEPTTQTSLLETVAMATLTDGYKPQLAGAAQGAQTAELDEGSGEWTEEDTHSGGFGLLVNFLAVVESDSSETHANSRWEAESVVGDDVAAVVLKELRDVVGPRDAVCCYRSPVDAGHTSGYVPQSAGGCSQPACRQ